A genomic stretch from Arachis stenosperma cultivar V10309 chromosome 3, arast.V10309.gnm1.PFL2, whole genome shotgun sequence includes:
- the LOC130969999 gene encoding anthocyanidin reductase ((2S)-flavan-3-ol-forming) gives MASIENQMENKKKACVIGGTGFVASLLIKQLLQKGYAVNTTVRNPDNLKKISHLLALKSLGELKIFRAELTVEEDFDAPIAGCELVFQLATPVNFASEDPENDMIKPAIKGVLNVLKACSKAKQVKRVILTSSAAAVTINQLNGTGLVMDETNWTDIEFLNTAKPPTWGYPASKTLAEKAAWKFAEENHINLITLIPTLTVGPSLTPDIPSSVGLATCLITGNDFLINGLKGMQMLSGSISITHVEDICRAHIFVAEKESASGRYICCGHNTSVPELAKFLNKRYPQYKVPTEFNDFPSKTKLIVSSEKLIKEGFSFKYGVEEIYDQTVEYLKTKGALKN, from the exons ATGGCTAGCATCGAGAACCAAATGGAGAATAAGAAGAAGGCATGCGTCATTGGTGGAACAGGTTTTGTGGCTTCTTTGCTCATAAAGCAGTTGCTTCAGAAAGGTTATGCCGTCAACACCACTGTTAGAAACCCAG ATAATCTTAAGAAAATATCTCACCTATTGGCACTAAAAAGTCTGGGAGAGTTGAAGATATTTAGAGCAGAGTTAACAGTGGAAGAAGATTTTGATGCCCCAATAGCAGGTTGTGAACTAGTCTTCCAACTTGCTACCCCTGTCAACTTTGCTTCTGAAGACCCTGAG AATGACATGATAAAGCCAGCAATAAAAGGTGTCCTGAATGTGTTGAAAGCATGTTCAAAAGCAAAACAAGTTAAAAGAGTAATCCTGACATCATCGGCAGCTGCAGTAACTATAAACCAACTCAATGGGACAGGTTTGGTCATGGATGAAACCAACTGGACTGATATTGAATTCTTGAACACTGCAAAGCCACCTACTTGG GGATATCCAGCATCCAAAACACTAGCTGAGAAGGCTGCATGGAAATTTGCTGAAGAGAATCACATTAATCTCATCACTCTCATACCTACCCTCACAGTTGGTCCTTCTCTCACCCCAGATATCCCATCTAGTGTTGGCCTTGCCACATGCCTTATAACAG GCAACGATTTCCTCATAAATGGTTTGAAAGGAATGCAGATGCTGTCAGGTTCAATATCCATAACTCATGTGGAGGATATTTGCCGGGCACATATATTTGTGGCAGAGAAGGAATCAGCTTCTGGTAGATACATTTGCTGTGGCCACAACACTAGTGTTCCTGAGCTTGCTAAGTTTCTTAACAAACGGTACCCTCAGTATAAAGTTCCAACTGA ATTCAATGATTTCCCCTCCAAAACAAAGTTAATCGTCTCTTCTGAGAAGCTGATCAAAGAAGGCTTCAGTTTCAAGTATGGAGTTGAAGAAATTTATGATCAGACTGTGGAATACTTAAAGACTAAGGGTGCCCTCAAGAACTAG
- the LOC130967741 gene encoding uncharacterized protein LOC130967741, translating to MLEKIGLPPKPSLRGNTWVVDSSHCQGCSSQFTFINRKHHCRRCGGLFCNSCTQQRMVLRGQGDSPVRICEPCKKLEEAARFELRQGRRLGRGNVKSTSRDEDEVLSQILGSGREEKAPSSQKSIGTASSSSAKGFSNSDDSEIQQFVSNDKPDILCIDVGSTTPDELRQQALEEKRKYKILKGEGKSEEALRSFKRGKELERQADSLEIQLRKNRKKMLSSGNLSDIHNKGSPEEVGSKTKSLPHAGKEKDDLMSELRELGWSDMDLHSEDRKPASLSLEGELSSIIGEVRPKTGEEKGSRIDKTEVVALKKKALTLKREGRLAEAKEELKRAKILEKQLEEQELLAEAEDSDDELSALIRSMDSEKEGSNLHDHGKGFDLDGLIHISDDLGANFEVTEEDMMDPELAVALESIGWTEPEQTFIKSQTIDKEAVLSEIQYLKREALNQKRAGNTEEAMASLKKAKLLERGFESEDSTIFEKSTAVQKNMSSDITGNGSDSIQFDERNTNATNTSASKMASKSRLMIQRELLSSKKKALTLRREGKLNEAEEEMRKGADLERQLTELDKASNLKAPQISSTTDNVLHTSRKHSDIHRNMQVEEGSEDDVTDQDMSDPAYLSLLKDLGWNDDSNEPSSSPSKLLKKENDHSLPVSDASLTKNSRAPRKNKGQIQRELLGLKRKALALRREGKAEDAEEVLSMAKALETELSELEAPKNEARVEATMMTHEILNPPVESAIDEESNTLVSEEDMRDPALNSMLINLGWKDEFEPVTVKKDPAKKEPYIHNSSSGITAKASRSKGEIQRELLALKRKALALRRQGEIEEAEEVLRMAKSLEAQMEDEKSVMPESSDLQEKPESLRSTVEADKGSDTNIPFLRESGNSVLPPSQPIENKDPLSAKVSASRENLAEKMNTAQTTDNITSAGHSMHSIDRLTSDGSTSSSQTSNPIHLDSSENLSQDQQLKNRVTTKRELTGTNEKPNISKLNAAQNYASMDHLHQDILAHKRKAVTLKREGKLAEAKEELRQAKLLEKSLEDGSVQPITSSANNVPDASHAVKKQESTSVAAKQESTTVASKPLSSRDRFKLQQESLGHKRQALKLRREGHTVEAEAEFEKAKAIETQLEELAAHDANKPDAAEDVTVEDFLDPQLLSALKAIGIEDANVASRGPERQEPVKSNVTKGENSNQERIQLEERIKDEKRKAVNLKRSGKQAEALDALRRAKMYEKKLNSMTSG from the exons ATGTTGGAGAAGATCGGGTTGCCGCCAAAGCCTTCACTGCGAGGGAATACTTGGGTCGTCGATTCCTCACACTGCCAGGGATGTTCCTCTCAGTTCACCTTCATCAATCGCaag CATCATTGTAGAAGGTGTGGGGGCTTGTTTTGCAACAGTTGTACCCAGCAAAGAATGGTTTTACGTGGACAAGGTGATTCCCCTGTACGTATTTGTGAACCATGTAAGAAGCTAGAAGAGGCAGCCCGGTTTGAGTTGAGACAGGGACGCAGATTGGGAAGAg GGAACGTGAAATCAACTTCTAGAGATGAGGATGAAGTTTTAAGCCAGATTCTTGGTTCTGGTAGAGAGGAAAAAGCTCCCAGCAGTCAAAAATCAATTGGCACTGCATCATCTTCAAGTGCTAAGGGATTTTCTAATTCTGATGACAGCGAAATACAACAATTTGTCTCAAATGATAAGCCTGATATTCTTTGCATTGATGTTGGATCCACCACTCCTGATGAGTTACGTCAGCAAGCATTGGAGGAAAAAAGGAAGTACAAAATTCTGAAAGGAGAAGGGAAATCTGAGGAGGCCTTGAGATCTTTTAAGAGAGGAAAGGAACTTGAGAGGCAGGCTGATTCTTTGGAAATTCAGTTAAGGAAGAACCGTAAGAAGATGTTATCTTCTGGAAACTTGTCAGACATTCATAACAAAGGTAGTCCAGAAGAGGTTGGCAGTAAAACAAAGTCACTTCCTCATGCGGGTAAAGAAAAGGATGATCTTATGTCTGAACTTAGAGAGCTGGGTTGGTCTGATATGGATCTACATAGTGAAGATAGAAAGCCAGCAAGCTTGAGTTTGGAGGGTGAACTGTCATCAATCATTGGAGAAGTCCGTCCGAAGACTGGTGAAGAAAAGGGCAGCAGAATTGACAAGACTGAGGTTGTTGCTCTGAAAAAAAAGGCTCTTACATTGAAGCGTGAGGGTAGGCTTGCAGAGGCGAAAGAGGAATTAAAAAGAGCTAAAATTCTTGAAAAGCAGCTGGAAGAACAGGAACTCCTAGCTGAAGCTGAAGATTCTGATGATGAACTATCAGCACTTATCCGTAGCATGGATAGTGAAAAAGAAGGTTCAAATCTGCATGATCATGGGAAAGGTTTTGATCTTGATGGCCTTATTCATATTTCTGATGATCTTGGTGCTAATTTTGAAGTGACTGAAGAGGATATGATGGACCCTGAATTAGCTGTTGCTTTGGAGTCAATAGGTTGGACTGAACCTGAACAAACATTCATAAAGTCCCAAACCATTGACAAAGAAGCAGTGCTTAGTGAAATTCAATATTTGAAAAGAGAAGCTCTTAATCAGAAGCGGGCAGGTAATACTGAAGAAGCAATGGCATCCTTAAAAAAGGCGAAGTTATTAGAAAGGGGCTTTGAGTCGGAAGACAGCACCATATTTGAAAAGTCCACTGCTGTTCAGAAAAATATGAGTTCTGACATTACAGGTAATGGATCAGACTCCATTCAATTTGATGAGAGAAATACTAATGCCACTAATACTTCTGCTTCAAAAATGGCATCAAAAAGCCGACTGATGATTCAGAGAGAGCTTTTGAGCTCGAAAAAGAAGGCTCTTACCTTGAGAAGGGAAGGAAAACTGAACGAAGCAGAGGAAGAAATGCGAAAGGGGGCTGATCTTGAGCGTCAGCTGACAGAGTTGGACAAGGCTTCAAATCTCAAAGCACCTCAGATAAGTAGTACCACAGACAATGTCTTGCATACATCAAGAAAGCATTCTGATATTCATAGAAATATGCAAGTTGAGGAAGGAAGTGAAGATGATGTGACAGATCAAGATATGTCTGATCCAGCCTATCTTTCACTCCTTAAGGACTTGGGTTGGAATGATGACAGTAATGAACCTTCTAGTTCTCCAAGCAAGCTtttgaagaaagaaaatgatCATTCTCTGCCTGTCAGTGATGCTTCTTTAACTAAGAATTCTAGAGCACCAAGAAAAAATAAGGGTCAAATCCAGAGGGAGCTCTTGGGATTAAAGAGAAAGGCCCTTGCTCTCAGGCGTGAAGGGAAAGCTGAAGATGCAGAGGAAGTGCTAAGCATGGCTAAAGCATTGGAAACGGAGCTTTCAGAGTTGGAAGCACCAAAAAATGAAGCACGGGTTGAGGCTACTATGATGACACATGAAATCTTAAATCCTCCAGTTGAATCTGCAATTGATGAAGAAAGCAATACTCTTGTTTCGGAAGAGGATATGCGTGACCCCGCCTTGAATTCCATGCTCATCAATCTGGGGTGGAAGGATGAATTTGAACCTGTGACTGTAAAAAAAGATCCAGCTAAAAAGGAACCATATATACACAATTCGTCTTCAGGTATTACTGCTAAAGCTTCTAGGAGTAAGGGTGAGATTCAAAGAGAACTTTTAGCATTGAAAAGGAAGGCTCTTGCTTTAAGGCGCCAAGGAGAAATAGAAGAAGCTGAGGAAGTTTTAAGAATGGCCAAGAGTCTGGAAGCTCAAATGGAGGATGAAAAATCAGTAATGCCTGAATCATCTGACTTACAGGAAAAACCTGAGAGTTTGAGATCAACTGTTGAAGCGGATAAAGGTTCAGACACAAATATTCCATTCTTAAGGGAGTCAGGTAATTCAGTGCTTCCTCCCTCTCAGCCAATCGAAAATAAGGATCCATTATCAGCCAAGGTGAGTGCTTCAAGGGAAAATCTTGCAGAAAAGATGAACACAGCACAAACAACTGATAATATCACTTCAGCTGGCCACTCCATGCATTCAATAGATAGACTTACTAGTGATGGTTCAACAAGTTCATCTCAAACAAGTAATCCTATTCATTTGGACTCCTCGGAAAATCTCAGCCAAGATCAGCAACTCAAAAACCGTGTTACCACTAAAAGAGAATTGACTGGCACAAATGAAAAACCTAACATTAGCAAGTTAAATGCTGCTCAGAATTATGCTTCCATGGACCACCTACATCAGGATATTTTAGCTCATAAAAGGAAGGCAGTTACTttgaaaagagaagggaaactTGCAGAAGCTAAAGAAGAACTCCGGCAGGCCAAGCTGTTAGAGAAGAGTTTGGAGGATGGAAGTGTGCAGCCAATTACTTCTTCTGCAAATAATGTTCCTGATGCATCTCATGCTGTAAAGAAGCAAGAGTCAACAAGTGTTGCCGCGAAGCAAGAGTCAACAACTGTTGCTTCAAAACCATTGAGTAGCCGTGATCGGTTCAAGCTGCAACAGGAGTCCCTGGGCCACAAACGCCAAGCCCTAAAACTACGGAGGGAGGGCCACACAGTGGAAGCAGAAGCCGAGTTTGAAAAGGCGAAGGCGATCGAAACCCAGTTGGAGGAGTTGGCAGCCCATGATGCCAATAAACCAGATGCAGCCGAAGATGTGACTGTTGAGGATTTTCTCGATCCTCAACTCTTATCTGCTCTGAAAGCTATTGGAATCGAAGATGCTAATGTTGCATCAAGAGGCCCGGAGAGACAAGAGCCTGTGAAATCCAATGTCACTAAAGGTGAAAACTCTAACCAAGAAAGAATTCAGTTAGAAGAAAGAATCAAAGATGAAAAAAGAAAGGCGGTTAATTTGAAACGTTCAGGAAAACAAGCTGAAGCCTTGGACGCTCTTCGACGTGCCAAAATGTATGAAAAGAAGCTGAATTCAATGACATCTGGGTGA